The sequence ACATCTTCTACGGCTGGGTGTCCGATCAGATCGGCCGCAAGCCCGTCATCGCGACGGGGCTCTTGATCTTCGCGATCGGCAGCTTCGTAGCCGCGTTCGCCCACGACATGACGTGGATCATCGTCGGGCGCGTGATTCAGGGGATGGGGGCGGTGTCGTCGGCAGTGATCGCGTTCATCGCCGATCTCACCGCCGAAGAGCACCGCACGAAGGCGATGGCGATGGTCGGCGGCAGCATCGGCGTGTCGTTCGCGGTGGCGATCGTCGGCGCGCCGATCGTGTTTCAGTGGGTCGGCATGAGCGGCTTGTTCGCGCTCGTCGGCGTGTTCTCGCTGCTGGCGATCGGCGTCGTGTTGTGGGTCGTCCCCGATGCGCCGAAGCCCGTGCACGTGCGCGCGCCGTTTGCCGAAGTGCTGCACAACGTCGAGCTGCTGCGTCTGAATTTCGGCGTGCTGGTGCTGCACGCCACGCAGACCGCGCTCTTTCTCGTCGTGCCGCGCATTCTCGAAGCCGGCGGCTTGCCGGTCGCCTCGCACTGGAAGGTTTATCTGCCCGTGATGGGTCTCGCATTCGTCATGATGGTGCCCGCCATCATCGCCGCCGAGAAGCGCGGAAAAATGAAGCCGGTGCTGCTCGGCGCCATCGCGCTTATCCTGATCGGCCAATTGCTGCTGGGCACCGCACCGCATACCATTTTGACTGTCGCGGCGATCCTCTTCGTCTACTTCCTCGGCTTCAATATTCTCGAGGCGTCGCAGCCTTCGCTCGTGTCGAAGCTCGCACCGGGCCAGCGCAAGGGCGCGGCGGCGGGCGTCTACAACACGACGCAGTCGATCGGCCTCGCGCTGGGCGGCGTGGTCGGCGGATGGCTGTTGAAGGTGGACGGGCAAAGCGCCGTGTTCTATGCCTGCTCTGGCCTCGTATTTGCGTGGCTTATAATCGCCGCAAATATGAAGGCCCCGCCCCGCAGGGCGTGATCGCACATTGGCGTGTGCGGTGCTGGGCGCGTGCTCGTTGCGGTTGCGTCCGGTGTGCTCGCGCCGAGCGGCGAAGCTGCGAGACAGGCTGCAATGAGCAACGAAGCGCGCGTCGCTGCGCCGCACGATATGGAATCAACTGGAGAAACACATGGCATCCGTCAACAAGGTCATTCTCGTCGGCAATCTCGGCGCCGATCCTGAAGTGCGTTATCTGCCGAGCGGGGACGCCGTCGCAAACATCCGCCTCGCGACCACCGATCGCTACAAGGACAAGCAGTCCGGCGAATTCAAGGAAATGACCGAGTGGCACCGCATTGCGTTCTTCGGCCGTCTGGCCGAGATCGTGAACGAATACTTGAAGAAGGGCTCGTCGGTTTATATCGAAGGCCGCTTGCGTACGCGCAAGTACCAGGGCCAGGACGGCACGGAACGCTACTCGACGGAAATCGTCGCTGACCAGATGCAGATGCTCGGCGGCCGTGGCGGTTCGAGCGGCGGCGGTGACGACGGCGGCTACAGCCGTGGCGAACCGTCCGAGCGCGGCGGTGGCCGCGTGGCTGGCGGCGGTGCGGCACGCAGCGCTGGTGGTGGCGGTTCGAGCGGTTCGAGCCGTCCGAGCGCGCCGGCAGGCGGCGGGTTCGACGAGATGGATGACGATATTCCGTTCTGATTTCCCGTATCCGAAAACTGCAAAGATAGAACCCCGCCCTAGGCGGGGTTTTTTCATCCGGCTTGCCGTCCTGGCGCTCACGCGCCTATCCGGCCCTTCACGCCGCCGCCGCTGCG comes from Trinickia violacea and encodes:
- a CDS encoding MFS transporter; translation: MSAPELRATVSLAAIFALRMLGLFMIMPVFSVYAKTIPGGDNVLLVGIALGAYGVTQSMLYIFYGWVSDQIGRKPVIATGLLIFAIGSFVAAFAHDMTWIIVGRVIQGMGAVSSAVIAFIADLTAEEHRTKAMAMVGGSIGVSFAVAIVGAPIVFQWVGMSGLFALVGVFSLLAIGVVLWVVPDAPKPVHVRAPFAEVLHNVELLRLNFGVLVLHATQTALFLVVPRILEAGGLPVASHWKVYLPVMGLAFVMMVPAIIAAEKRGKMKPVLLGAIALILIGQLLLGTAPHTILTVAAILFVYFLGFNILEASQPSLVSKLAPGQRKGAAAGVYNTTQSIGLALGGVVGGWLLKVDGQSAVFYACSGLVFAWLIIAANMKAPPRRA
- a CDS encoding single-stranded DNA-binding protein: MASVNKVILVGNLGADPEVRYLPSGDAVANIRLATTDRYKDKQSGEFKEMTEWHRIAFFGRLAEIVNEYLKKGSSVYIEGRLRTRKYQGQDGTERYSTEIVADQMQMLGGRGGSSGGGDDGGYSRGEPSERGGGRVAGGGAARSAGGGGSSGSSRPSAPAGGGFDEMDDDIPF